The following are from one region of the Dreissena polymorpha isolate Duluth1 chromosome 2, UMN_Dpol_1.0, whole genome shotgun sequence genome:
- the LOC127865808 gene encoding uncharacterized protein LOC127865808 → MDADYATVRQFLEIGCGCKGKCTVNFEIGQVYHHILNMRELTKEEKDIIVMSNLKCGNGLTTKRGKPRKRSMVSYNAFQKPVCKKTFMLVNDIGRSALENLVDHYKQNGPLPRKHGNVGKKPSQAVIYDDVKRVVEFLQNYADTYGIPQPAAPRGSDNTPPIYLDSGKTKLTIHKEYIESCREAGVRSLQRTAFCEIWKSCLCHIRIASPRDDVCATCEGHRKNIMKAIEESEKLEDAENFKQHVINAQKERELYNDCVKRAKETCILSSDKRTNHYTFDFSQNVSIPHFSRQMGPIYFMSLRKVQIFGVRIDGLPKQLNFFIDESETMGIDGTQTHGPNAVISMLDMVLDTHGRGESTCSIHADNCPGQNKNRYLIGYFTWRVMTGRHDVIEYHMQIPGHARCLVDSGFGHLKKLYRRSNIETIDSLTQMVNMSSASNEAVRYPAWNWRDWKGFLSRLFCPVPAIRQYQYFRMTTEEPGVVTMRTRVGCPEVKVTVTMDGVHIPYQQPQIVEAKGLSRNRQEYLYKVVRPYLSDANKDATCPCPETSL, encoded by the exons ATGGACGCTGACTATGCAACTGTCAGGCAGTTTCTCGAGATCGGATGTGGTTGCAAGGGTAAGTGTACTGTTAATTTTGAAATTGGCCAGGTATACCATCATATATTGAACATGAGAGAATTGACAAAGGAAGAGAAGGATATTATTGTCATGAGTAATCTTAAGTGTGGAAATGGCCTGACTACAAAACGAGGGAAGCCAAGGAAACGTTCGATGGTTTCATACAATGCATTCCAAAAGCCAGTTTGCAAGAAAACGTTTATGCTGGTTAATGACATTGGTAGATCAGCTTTAGAAAATCTTGTAGACCATTATAAGCAGAATGGTCCATTGCCAAGAAAGCATGGAAACGTAGGAAAGAAACCATCACAAGCCGTCATTTATGATGATGTAAAACGCGTGGttgaatttttgcaaaattatgcGGACACGTATGGTATCCCCCAACCAGCAGCTCCCAGAGGAAGCGACAATACTCCTCCAATTTATCTTGACAGTGGCAAAACAAAACTAACCATTCATAAAGAGTATATAGAAAGTTGTCGCGAGGCTGGGGTTAGATCTTTGCAGCGAACTGCTTTCTGTGAAATTTGGAAAAGCTGTCTGTGTCACATTAGAATAGCTTCGCCTAGGGATGATGTATGCGCAACATGTGAAGGCCATAGAAAGAACATTATGAAGGCAATAGAAGAGAGTGAAAAGTTAGAGGATGCCGAAAACTTcaaacaacatgtaataaatgccCAAAAAGAAAGAGAACTTTATAATGACTGTGTAAAGCGTGCCAAGGAAACATGCATATTAAGTTCTGATAAAAGAACAAACCACTATACTTTTGATTTTAGTCAAAATGTATCCATTCCTCACTTCTCGCGGCAAATGGGGCCAATTTATTTCATGTCCCTTCGCAAAGTACAGATTTTTGGTGTACGGATAGATGGACTGCCTAAACAGctcaatttttttattgatgAAAGTGAAACTATGGGCATAGATGGTACCCAAACACACGGACCCAATGCTGTCATCTCGATGCTGGATATGGTGCTAGACACCCACGGGCGTGGTGAATCGACATGCTCCATCCATGCGGATAATTGTCCag GTCAGAACAAGAACCGCTACCTCATTGGCTATTTCACATGGCGTGTGATGACCGGCAGACATGACGTGATAGAATACCACATGCAAATACCAGGACATGCCAGGTGTCTGGTTGACAGTGGATTTGGGCATTTAAAGAAACTTTACAG GAGGTCGAACATTGAGACAATAGACTCATTGACCCAGATGGTGAATATGTCCTCAGCATCCAATGAAGCAGTGAGGTATCCGGCATGGAACTGGCGGGATTGGAAAGGGTTTTTGTCCCGACTGTTTTGTCCTGTACCAGCGATAAG acaatatCAGTACTTCCGCATGACGACGGAGGAGCCAGGTGTGGTCACAATGCGCACGAGAGTCGGATGTCcagaggtcaaggttacagtgactatGGATGGCGTCCATATTCCATACCAACAACCGCAGATTGTAGAGGCCAAAGGACTCAGCCGAAACAGACAGGAGTACTTGTACAAAGTTGTCAGGCCATATCTCAGCGATGCTAACAAGGATGCTACTTGCCCATGCCCAGAAACATCACTATAG